The Candidatus Nezhaarchaeota archaeon DNA window TCATAGAGGGCTATGACGTTAGAGTAGCAGAGGTTCACGGTATGGCTCAGAGAGGAGGCTCAGTGGTGTGTTTCGTAAAAATGGGAGAGAAGGTGAGCTCACCATTAGTAATGGAGGGCTCAGCAGACATGATAATATCACTTGAGCTATCAGAGACCTTAAGGGTGTTACAATACTTAAAGCCTAAAAAAGGTTTAGTGGTGATGAACAGTAATGCCCTGCCTCCCCCCATATCGATGATATTGGGTCTACAATACCCGAGCTTGGAAGCTGTGTTGGAGGAGCTGAAGAGCATAGCTGAAGACGTGTACGCAGTCAACGCCTATGAAATAGCTAAGAAGATAGGCTCTCCTCAATCCACTAACATGGTCATGCTGGGATCAGTCTGGGCCACTGGTAGGCTAGCGTTGAGTGAGCAGTCCATAGTAAAGGCTTTGTCAAAAACATTTAGAGGAGATGCTGTTAAAATAAATCAGAAAGCCTTTGAGGAAGGAGCAAAGGTAGTTAAGAAGCTACTCTAGAGCTATTGCGATTACGAGGTCTCTCTCAGTAATTATTCCCTTAAGCTCCCCGCCATCGATGACCAATAAGGAGCCCTTTCCCTTACTCTTCATCAAGCTTGCTGCCTCTCCTATGTCCTTATCTGGAGATATGGTCTCAACATCTCTAGTCATAATCTCAGAGACCTTGATTTCTAGGAAGTCCCTTACATCACCTGACTTCGCTTCTTCAAACACTCTGCTGGAGCTTAGGAACCT harbors:
- a CDS encoding indolepyruvate oxidoreductase subunit beta produces the protein MKQVNIVLSGIGGQGILTLASILGTAAVIEGYDVRVAEVHGMAQRGGSVVCFVKMGEKVSSPLVMEGSADMIISLELSETLRVLQYLKPKKGLVVMNSNALPPPISMILGLQYPSLEAVLEELKSIAEDVYAVNAYEIAKKIGSPQSTNMVMLGSVWATGRLALSEQSIVKALSKTFRGDAVKINQKAFEEGAKVVKKLL